In Nymphaea colorata isolate Beijing-Zhang1983 chromosome 3, ASM883128v2, whole genome shotgun sequence, a genomic segment contains:
- the LOC116250481 gene encoding probable LRR receptor-like serine/threonine-protein kinase At4g37250 — MSSAAVAVLALALALVNLGVGLNSDGLALLSFKYAVVSDPLGVLESWDYNDSSPCGWTGVVCAAVRGDSQPRVVGLVMPGSQLQGSISDQLGSLQHLRHLDLSRNLLNGPLPPSLSNATELRMLSLSSNGFSSVVPSSLGSLPQLQHVNLSDNAFLGDIPVELTTAPALRFLSLSRNNFSGEVPAGFGTNAQPLEALDLSLNQLSGSLPSEIGTVHYLNLSSNRLSGPIPPELGRSIPMNATLDLAYNNFSGPVPQIGAFPNQEPQCFFGNPGLCGSPLNILCSVPTNAPNPANVSNQANAGTSPPAIAAIPETLPQQQQPTGGGSGQAKESPHRSGGGLSPMKIAGAMVGGLALLSLASMLFIYGYQARMNEVQTSRALANMPGDEKKKNPMENRGRWCCARAGGAWSGNEDDESASESTSSVSESEEEPREQKPGHLVAVDGETTELEMERLLKASAYILGSSGTGIVYKAVLDDGTALAVRRIGSSSPYRMSDFENRIRVISKLRHANLARLRAFYWSPDEKLLIYDYAPNGSLAAFFHSRKLGSSLQWDVRLRVARGMARGLAYLHDKKYPHGSVKPSNVLLGPNMDAWIGDFGLDGLVRAEASIGSGSSAYFNSSRRSTLSQESLPHACRAGSPHSGASANYASHYQAPEAHQTLRPTRKWDVYSFGVLFLELITGRPVTEADVRLWEHGARAEDRNRALKMVDPGIRSELEVKEEVLLVCLRLGFACASPAPQRRPAMKEVVQVLERIPASSSFLPSSSYY; from the exons ATGTCTTCGGCCGCTGTAGCGGTTCTCGCTCTCGCCCTCGCCCTCGTGAACTTGGGGGTAGGCCTGAATTCCGACGGATTGGCGCTGTTGTCGTTCAAGTACGCCGTCGTCAGCGACCCCTTAGGAGTGCTGGAGAGCTGGGATTACAACGACTCTAGCCCCTGTGGGTGGACCGGGGTGGTTTGCGCGGCCGTACGCGGCGACTCTCAGCCGAGGGTGGTCGGCTTGGTCATGCCTGGAAGCCAACTCCAGGGCTCCATCTCCGACCAGCTCGGCTCCCTCCAGCACCTCCGCCACCTCGACCTCTCCCGCAACCTTCTCAACGGACCTCTACCCCCCTCGCTCTCTAATGCCACCGAGCTCCGGATGCTTTCTCTCTCCAGCAACGGGTTCTCCAGCGTCGTCCCCTCCAGCCTTGGCTCCCTCCCGCAGCTGCAGCACGTCAACCTCTCTGACAACGCCTTCCTCGGCGACATTCCCGTCGAGCTCACAACCGCTCCCGCTCTCCGCTTCCTTTCGCTGAGCAGGAATAACTTCTCGGGTGAGGTTCCCGCGGGCTTCGGCACGAATGCCCAGCCTCTGGAGGCGCTTGATCTGTCCTTGAACCAGCTCAGCGGTTCGCTGCCGTCCGAGATCGGGACCGTCCACTACCTCAACCTCTCGTCCAACCGGCTCTCCGGTCCTATACCACCGGAGTTGGGCCGCAGCATCCCGATGAACGCAACGCTTGACCTTGCCTACAACAACTTCTCCGGCCCGGTGCCGCAAATAGGGGCGTTCCCGAACCAGGAACCACAGTGCTTCTTCGGGAACCCGGGACTCTGCGGCAGCCCGCTTAATATCCTCTGCAGCGTCCCGACGAATGCGCCTAATCCGGCCAATGTCTCCAACCAGGCGAACGCCGGGACGTCGCCTCCAGCCATAGCTGCGATACCGGAGACTCTAccacagcagcagcagccgACGGGCGGCGGGAGCGGACAGGCAAAGGAGTCACCGCACCGGAGTGGAGGTGGCCTGTCGCCGATGAAGATTGCCGGAGCGATGGTCGGAGGCCTCGCCCTGCTGAGCCTTGCCTCCATGCTCTTCATCTACGGGTACCAGGCAAGGATGAATGAGGTCCAAACGTCAAGGGCGCTGGCGAACATGCCAGGcgacgagaagaagaagaacccaaTGGAGAACCGGGGGAGGTGGTGCTGTGCGCGCGCCGGCGGCGCATGGAGTGGCAACGAAGATGACGAAAGCGCCTCGGAGAGCACGAGCTCCGTATCGGAATCGGAAGAGGAGCCGCGGGAGCAGAAACCGGGACACCTGGTGGCGGTGGACGGCGAGACGACGGAGCTGGAGATGGAGCGGCTGCTGAAGGCGTCGGCTTACATTCTGGGGTCCAGCGGGACGGGAATCGTGTACAAGGCGGTGTTGGACGACGGCACGGCGCTGGCAGTCCGCCGTATTGGAAGTAGCTCGCCGTATCGGATGAGCGATTTCGAGAACAGGATCAGAGTCATCTCGAAGCTCAGGCACGCGAACCTGGCTCGCCTCAGGGCCTTCTACTGGAGCCCCGACGAGAAGCTCCTCATCTACGACTACGCGCCCAACGGAAGCCTCGCCGCCTTCTTCCACTCCA GAAAACTGGGTTCGTCTCTGCAGTGGGACGTCCGGCTGCGGGTCGCCCGGGGCATGGCCCGCGGCCTCGCCTACCTCCACGACAAGAAGTATCCACACGGGAGCGTGAAGCCCAGCAACGTGCTGCTGGGCCCGAACATGGACGCATGGATCGGCGACTTTGGGCTGGATGGCCTGGTCCGGGCGGAGGCCAGCATCGGCAGCGGCTCCAGCGCCTACTTCAACAGCAGCAGGCGGTCGACTCTCTCCCAAGAGAGCCTCCCGCATGCCTGCCGCGCCGGTAGCCCACATTCCGGCGCCTCTGCCAATTACGCCTCCCACTACCAGGCGCCGGAGGCGCACCAGACCCTCAGGCCCACCCGCAAGTGGGACGTCTACTCCTTCGGCGTCCTCTTCCTGGAGCTCATCACGGGCCGACCCGTAACCGAGGCTGATGTCAGGCTCTGGGAGCACGGCGCGCGAGCCGAAGATCGGAACCGGGCCTTGAAAATGGTGGACCCAGGGATCCGATCCGAGCTGGAGGTGAAGGAGGAAGTGCTGTTAGTCTGCCTTAGGCTGGGGTTCGCCTGCGCTTCGCCGGCGCCACAGAGGCGGCCGGCCATGAAGGAAGTCGTGCAGGTGCTGGAGAGGATCCCCGCTTCCTCTTCTTTCCTCCCCTCCTCTTCTTACTACTGA